GTGCTGTGCAACCGTTGTAATCATCGATGCAAAATGGCTAAAAGATTGCACTACTGTCAGAGGTTGTTTGAAGCCACTCATAAGACATTTGGAAAACAATGCGATCACTTGGCGTTATAGAGTCTCCCACAGATCTGCCCACTCTTCATGCTGCTACTCTGGCGGAGTATTTTGGGGTTCCTCCTGTGGTGGTTGGTAACATAACTAGGCAGAATACTATTAATGAAATCCTTGCATCTACCAACGTGCTTTCTTTATCATTCAGCTTGGTTACAGATGCTGAGGTCCGGGATGCTTTAACTTACTCCAAGTCCACTAATGTCGGAGCAGATGGTATTGGACTCAGATTCCTCTTACCCATTCTGGATATAGTTATTACTCCCCTAACACATATTTTCAACTGTTCTTTATTAACAGTCTATATTTCCGTCAATCTGGCGAATCGCCCATGCTATTCctatcccaaaaattaaatcttcttCCCATATTGGTGACTTTTCACTCATTTCTATTCTATCTACGTTGTCAAAAGCTATTGAACGTTTAGCTTATTTACAGATTCAGAAATATCTTGAGGAGTTTAATCTGATTAACAAATTCCAGTCTGGTTTTTGTGAAGGGCGTGGTACTACTACAGCACTGATTAAGATCACCGATGATATTAGATCAGTTTGTGATAAGCGTTGTGTTACCTTCCTAGTGTTACTTGATTTTAGTAAGGCCTTTGATTCTGTGGACCATGTTCTACTATTAACTAGGCTTTCTGCTATTGGTTTTATCTTTTCTTGTGTATCTTGGTTCTAgtcccaacccaacccaacccaacctttCCAATCGGTCTTTACGTGTCCTTTGCTCttctcaattttcataaatagtaTTAGTGATGCTATCTCGTGTAACTATCATTTGTATGCATATGACCTTGAACTTTATATTTTGTCAACTGTTAACAACCTCCCAAATGCTTTGTTGCATCTTAACAACGACCTCTCTACCGTACTTAACTGATCTAGACGTTATGGACTTAACCTGAATTCAAGTAAAACGCAAGCCATTGCATTTGACACTTGCCCCTTGCTGGCacaatttaattccttaacTACCCTTCAACCAAGGCTTGGCGACAACGTTATTCCGTGTTCTAATACGGTCAAAAATCTTGGTGTGGTAATGGATTCGGCGATGTCTTGGCAGCCACTTCTGTTTCCATACTTTGAAAACACTTCGCTGCTACCTTCCTCCTGTTATACGCCGTAATCTTTGTTATTCTCTCATTTTCCCACACATTGATTATGCCGATGCTGCGTTTCCCGATTTGTCCGCAGTCCTTCGGGGTAAATTGGAAAGACTTCAGAACAATTGTATACggtacatttttgatttaggaaAGTTTCAGCACATTACTCCATATCGTAACAACCTGTAGATGATGACTTGCCAGAGTCGTAGATCATTTCGTATGCTTACTATGTTGTACAATATTGTCCATACCCGCACTCCTGCTTATTTGCCTGATGCCTTTCACTTTTTAGCATCACATTATTTGCCCACTCGATCAATGTCGGACTCTATACTCATGTTTCCAGTCTATAGTACTGAAATCTACCACAGATCTTTTACAGTGCAGTCGATTGCGTTGTGGAACGATTTGTCTGCAATGCAGCTAGTTCTATCTATATTCTATATCTCTACAACTATCTTCTTCTTGACCTATAcgtgtttgttttcttctctAGTCTGCCTTTCATCTATCTTTTACtgcattttttttgtgtctATTTTCTTCCTTGTAGTAACAGACTGTCGATCCGTTACATAACTCAAATATGCTCATTCTTTATTAGTGCATCatttagtattatttttttggtagccataattatttatttaaaattagataTACACTGTTACCAGTTGGGTCTCTTGAAAGATATCGCTTATTGCGACAAATTGATCCTTTTGTCTTAATGtctatatttgttataaatgtatatatttatgtaaatatttgttattaaggcaataaacattattattattaaaaatttcgggattagccgtgcATCTTCAGATTGATAGTGTTCAGTAAAACTAAGACAAGACCTACACTAGAATCATTGGGGTTTAGTCATactgagagacgtgcggctaaacccgaatgtttctcgaattttcctaatgtaatttttgcttaaaactgaATAATAGTAACCCTTTTTTGTCGcttcattttgaaaatactcctccgaattaaaaactAGAATATAATACAAAGAAGTACATTTGACGCGCTCCGTATAAAACCCTCGACTATTCTTCTTATAGCAGAAGATTCAAACCTTCACCCTAACCGAACAACCACACGTTGATTTCATTAAGGAGTATTAAATGTCAGCCTTTAAAGACCCTTTCTACGATACGCTCGTGGTCCAATTCATCCTCCCTTCAATtcattattgtatttaattgtCCCTGGTCGAATACAGTTAACAAAACAAACcactaaacaaataaaacgAATCACGTCAAGCCTCCGGTACGTTGATATTTTTGTGCCATAGCTACCAGGTAGAAAGAAGAGTTCTCGTATCGAATTCGTACACTGCGTactgtatttttttcttttggtttcTTTTTCTCCGGTCGTTGATTGTATTCTCTTCGCTATTATGCTCTTTTGTTGGGGATGAATTGCGTGGGAAATGCCTTCTCGTATTACCCACTATTATACCTTTAGGATTTTGCACGGAACACAACTCGGGTTTAACCAATGATCGCAGCCTAACGTTATATTTGCGAGGCCGATCAGATAAATATCGGTTAATATGTGTGTGTATACGGTTCATTTAAAGGGCATCACTTGCGTTATACGAATATAATGGTTGTGTTTTGAAATCAATTGATTTACATCAACAATGTCAGAATCTTCCTATATCTACTATATTGAGTAAACCGTACATAATAGGGGGATTGTTTCGTGGCTTGTAGAAACAATTAACTCTGCTATCGGGGTGTGGAGGGCACTATTATAGGTTGGGGTACTTATAAGGTATGACCTGGGCCTCCCTCGGAAACAATACAAGTGGTTTGTGAGCCGAAACCCGTCAAGTGAGAGATTTGATATTGAACTTAGCTCGATAATATTCGTGAATGTTGAGTGGACAATTAAAAGTGTATGCTCGGAATTAGGATTAACTGTGGGCagcttattttaattttgataaaaggGGTTCCTCTCTTTCAATAAAACCAGAGATCGCATCagtttaaaaactttacacGGTCTCTTGGGCATGGTTTTTTCCAAGACCTTATAGAAACGGAGACAAACATTTAAACTTTGGCTTTATAATATAAGAGAAGAGAGGGATATGTTCATATTTTGTACAACTACCCCTGGTTCATTCgtttttttctctattattTCGAATGCGGAGTACTCTTATGGTCACACGCACAGCACCACCATTCAGAACGTGAATGGAGGAATATCTTTATTCAAATTGTACAAACGCACCGTGGCGCgtatagaaaaattattagtgCCAACAATAGGGTGTACAACAATCGAGATACGATCGAACGGCGGCATCCGACCGCGAATAAAAGAGTAAATAAAGAGGCGACCGCGATTGCGAttatgatatttattaaatgggCGGTCAGTCGAGCGAATATTTGGTGGAGTGCTTATACCAACGTCTGTATATCTGTTTATGGAAGCATAATTAACATaagtaaacattattttaattcaatgtctggtatatttaaatatatacaaaaattacatcatattaaacaataaatacaattactcgtatagaaaaaaaaacaaacattaaaaCACAGCAGATATATAAAACTTATCTTCTTAATGGTAATAAGCTGGAGCAGCATAACCAGCTACTTTGGCAATTGGGGCAGAGTAGGCGTACGGCGACACAACTTTGGCAACTGGAGCACCGTATGCTACTGGAGCAACAACTTTAGCTACTGGAGCGACAGCTTTAACGATTGGTTCTCCTTCTTTGTGGACAACGGCGTTGAATCCGTTGTGGGCATCAGCGGTGTATTCAACAATACGTTTGGTTCCGTCAGCTTCAACCAAAGAATAAGATCCGTGGACAATATCTCCTTGTCTGGATTCTTGTTGAGTTTTGGAATCTCCGGTGTGTGGGTCGTTGACGGCATAAGCGAAATCGTAAGCAGCTGGAGCTTCTGGTTCGGAAACGTAGGTTTTAGCTACAACGGGGGCGGCGTATTTAGCTACAACTGGGGCGGAATAGGTGACTGGAGCTGGTGCGTATTTGGCAATGGTTGGGGCGGCATAAGAGTAAGATGGAGCGGCGTATGTGGAGTAAGTTGGGGCAGAGTAGGCAACTTTAGCAATCGGAGCGGCGTATGTGGAGTAAGCTGGAGCAGAGTACGCAACTTTAGCAATTGGGGCAGCATAGGTGGAGTAAGCTGGAGCAGAGTACGCAACTGGAGCTGCTACTTTAGCAACAGCTGGAGTTGAGATGTACGCATGAGACACTGCTGGTGCTGCACTGTATGTTGCTACCGGTGCGGCATATCCGTGGAGACCAAGAGGAACTCCAGCGTTGGCAAAAGCCAAAAGAGTAGTGAATGCAACaaactataaaaatattaaataaataatttcatttttataagttttttttaacgtaCCTTGAACACcatgtttattaaaagttaacCAATGATTATTGTTACTTGATTCCGTAAAGGATTTTTGGTGACTACGGTATACATGAGATTAATCTGAGCTTATATATCGATCAGAATTGGAGGGTGTGGTTACTGGAAGGAGTATGGCCCGGGCCGAAAGAGTGTCGGTGTGTCCTTTCACTGTCGTAGCTCGCTTCTTTGGCGGTCCATTGTCGGTGTTAGTAACATTTGCAAATTAAAACCGGGCATATAATACAATCCATATCAAATTTATTCCGATTCCATTACGCTATAATTATATAAGGTCGAACTCTAACGTCGGAACGTATCCGATCGATTGCGCAATGTACGACGTTTCTTCGACGAATAAGTATATTATTTGGGTCATCGAGAgaacttgaatttttttataattttacgaATTTCGACAGGCTAATTATGTGATATAGTTTTTCCATGCGACTtttgcaataaattttatgtgTAGCAGTCGGTTAAGAAATCTTTTCAAACGGATTTTCGATTTGCGTTGCTTCATTATAAGAAATGTGACGTGTTTataaaaacgattaaatttatatgtattaatGCAAGATAAACTTTCTTTTCtcagttaatttttttgttactttatGTACCCTCAATAAATGTtgcaatatatttttatattatagaattacatacaaatttatttgtttactaCATTTGTTTCATCAGGTACcgaaagtattttaattaacaataaattacttttattaattacaattaattttaagtgttgtcgtattaattacatttttataaaaaaatgtttaaacatgcTATTGAGACAAATAGTAGCATTACAAATTTATCATCATACCTAATTACATTAATTTACTAgaataattgttgtttttctaTGGAAAGATAAGACTCAGGAACTATGTAGGAATGGAGATAACGacacatatattttttttaatttaacaaatttgttATCCTATAAAGTGTCACAACCGTTATAGAAAAGTCTCATTATTTATCCGAGCAATTAAGTCAGAAACAAGACTTTACCATTTGCGAAGGAGATTAAGTATAATTGAAATGAATCCCATAAATTCTTGTAGCTTCTcggaaaatttgaattaagcCATCCCTTTCAGTCTAAAAGCACTTAGCATTTAAATTCAATTCATGTTGCAATTCGTTTATGTGACCATGATTATCACTGCCAAATATAGAAGAAGAACCATTTCTTTCTTGCAACTGTATGTGTCATATCTTACTATCACGAAAAGAAACAAGAAATAAGCTTGATTAGGACAGTAACAAGtcggaattttattttttttagtaggCAGAAGACAAAATCTATCTTTTTCACCATTAGGAagcattaaatttttatccgAGCCTGTCTAGAGgcgatattttaattatgccAAAGTGGCGATACAAAAAGCCAAAAATCTTCTATCAAAATCTATCTTTCTAGGACATCCCTCTTCACATGCTATCCTATCATTGTCGACTGATGCATCTAACACAGGTATGGGAGATGTTTTAGCGCAAACCGTCAATGGAAGGTCTCAACCATTAGCgttcttttccaaaaaatttaattcatgcCAAACCAAATATTCCACTTTTGATAGAGAACATTTAGCAATCTACTCTGctatcaaatttttcaaacattcgttacatggaaataaatttacagAATATACAGATCACAAACCCATTGTCGCATCAATTTTTTCGTCCACAGACAAAACTCCTCGACAAACCCGATATCTAAGTTATATTGCACAATTTACTTCAGATATCAAATACATCAgaggaaattcaaatattgttgcAGATACTCTATCCAGAACAAACATCGGATCTCTAAATTCACCTTATCCAGATTTTCTAGCCCTTAGCAACGCTCAACTTGCTGACACAGAATTGGAAAACTTACTAAATAAGCAATTTTCCAACCATCCTTCAAAATCTTATCGTTTAACACATCAAACAACATCACAATCCGATATCAAACTGTGGTGTGAAACCTCTTCATCATCTCCAAGAATTTATATTCCGCAACAGTTCAGACAAGCAATTTTTGACACAATTCATAGCTTATCTCATCCCGGAATACGTTCCACCATTCATGCTATCAAAACAAGATTCTTGTGGCCACACATGTCAAAGCAAATTCATGTTTGGACCAAAACCTGCTTAAAATGTCAACAagcaaaaattcaaaaacatacaaaatcgccaatcattaacatcaaaattcctaaaattagatttgatcATATACATATCGACTTGATTGGACCACTCACTCCGTTCCTAGGTTGTACTTATGTACTTACAGTTATCGAGCGCTTCACTCGATGGCCAGAAGCTTTTCTGCTAAAAGATATCACATCTTCTACTACAATAACACATGATCAGGGACGGCAATTCTAATCAAACCtctttctttcaaaatttaacacaTTACTTGGCACACGACAAATACATCATCATCTTTCCATCCCCAAGCAAATGGAATGTTAGAACGATTTCATCGATCATTGAAGACGGCTATCATCGCTAAAGGAGAGTCTACTAGATGGTACAACAATCTACCCCTCATCCTACTAGGATTAAGAACATCACTTAAGGAAGATCTAGGTTGCTCCTCAGCAGAACTGCTTTACGGGCAACCACTAAGACTTCCTGGAGAGTTCTTCATACCTACTAATCCATCTATTGACTATGAGCCTTTCCTCTCCAGTTTAAGAGAccctttttcaaaattaaaaccagtTTTTGTCATCTCAGTTTTTTCTCGACCATATTTTCCTCCGCATTGAGTGTAGTTGTATGTTGGCTATATCTAGATGGTAGATTTTGTCTATTCTATATTTCGCAAGGAGAAAGAAGTGGAAACTATTGCatagcaaaaatttattttaacgaaCAACCCTAATAAAGTCTCAAATAAAAGTGCTTTGGGACTTACTAGATAACTTCAAATTTCGTTTGCGAACCCGAAATAACTCCTAGTAATTTCCTTAATTGGTGACTAGATGTAATTTGTTGAGGTTATCCAATTCGTGTGACTCAtaaaatgtataataagtTTCAggtcaacaaaaacaaaatatttaaagataaatctcCTTTATTATggtacaaaaagaaattcacCAAAAATTGCAATTATATACAGATAGTGCTTCATACAAATCGGtatcaataaataacaatACGTTAAAACCATTCATTTTCTATCAATCATCCACGTTTGTTTTCGGCATCAATTGACACAATTGATCCGAAGTTTGGTTTATTTAACTTAATGGTAGTAGGCTGGGGCAGCATAAGCTACTGGAGCAGCTACTTTAGCAATTGGTGCGGAGTAGGCATATGGAGACACAACTTTGGCAACTGGAGCACTGTAAGCGACTGGGGCTACAGCTTTAACAACTGGTTCTCCTTCTTTGTGGACAACAGCGTTGAATCCGTTGTGGGCATCAGCGGTGTATTCAACAATACGTTTGGTTCCGTCAGCTTCAACCAAAGAATAAGATCCATGGACAACATCTCCTTGTCTGGATTCTTGTTGGGTTTTGGAATCTCCGGTATGTGGGTCGTTGACGGCATAGGCGAAATCGTAAGCAGCTGGAGCAACTGGTTCGGCAACGTAGGTTTTAGCTACGACGGGGGAGGCGTATTTAGCTACAACTGGTGCGGAGTAGGTGACAGGAGCTGGTGCGTATTTGGCGAGGGTTGGGGCGGAATAAGAGTAAGATGGGGCGGCGTATGTGGAGTAAGTTGGGGCGGAATAGGCAACTTTGGCAACTGGAGCGGCATAGGTGGAGTAAGCTGGAGCAGAGTATGCAACTGGAGCAGCTACTTTAGCAACAGCTGGAGTTGAAATGTAAGCGTGGGACACAGCTGGAGCAGCACTGTAGCTTGCTACGGCTGGGGCAGCATATCCATGGAGACCCAAAGGAACTCCCGCATTGGCGAAAGCCAAAAGAGTGGCGAAAGcaacaaactaaaaaaattataaacgttacaattatgattaattttttttgagatcACTTACTTTGAACATGTTGATTGTTTGAGATATTTTTGGTAACTGTGCTATTCGGAGGGAACCGTCCGCTTTTATACCAATTTGATGGCTTAGGCGTGGTCCTTTTGAAGTAGAGTTGACTCCGCAATCCGGTGTATGTCAATTGTCCTTTCACCGGGTCCCGACGGTGATATGTTTCGgattttgaaatgaataaaaaaacgcgTAGGAACACAGTATTTTCAAATTGTTGCAATCACGTATATGTTCAAGCGatttccaaattcaatttagTACGtgaaagaaatatatttttgtaatgcaATGGTACcctatttatgtaaatatcttaaaaaatggATCGATTGTAATGCGCAACTGTATGAAAATGAACCCCATAGGTCTTTGCGACGCCAATGACGTAGCGTCGCGACGTTAAACTGTTGCGAGCGCACGTTCCGCTACAGTAACGATTTAATGGCATTGGTGGCGCCCGTTTGTCTGCAGATATGGCGAGCCGACATCGTCGATGTAAAGCTTTATTAGGATATGCCATTAAAAGGAATTGAATTacaatcgtttaaaattttactacTTTATTGAACATGAACAATATAATTACAAgcttttttttgtgaaataaattcctatttaaaagtcaatcaattaaatatttagacTGCTCGGAATGTTACAAGGTGAAGGTTCAGATTGAGAAAGTAATAAACTGAAATTAAATAGACCGTGAAAAGTAGGTCCAACGTAACAACTAGAGGCtgttaaatacattaaaacgAAGAAAATGACTTAAAGGTAGGTCGAttatgtaatattaaaaataattaactatttttgatttatagtattttagaagaaagTTGTAATTTCGGAATTTATCGTTGCAATTAACGTTTAAGTTACGCAAGATAgtggttttaattgttttcgaCCGATTCATTTCTCTCAGGTTTTGTTAATTTGCCATGCAAGGGTAATTTAGTGGAGGTTGTTTATTACATAAGTTATCATCATAAGAAtcattggggtttagccgtctttagagacgtgtggctaaacccaaatgattctagttctgttactatgtagaactaacactatacctagaactagaatcattcgggtttagccgtctttagagacgtgtggctaaacccaaatgattctagttctaggtatagtgttagttctacatagtaatagtgctagtgtaaaactagaactaacactatacctacaactagaatcattggggtttagccgtctttggagacgtgcggctaaacccaaatgattctagttctaggtctagtgttagttctagcactaccactagaaataacacaagacctagaactagaatcattcgggtttagccgtcttgagagacgtgcggctaaatccgaatgtttctagttcttggtctactGGTAGTTCTAGCACTACCACTAGaaataacacaagacctaaaactagaatcatttgggtttagccgcacgtctctaaagacggctaaaccccaatgattctagttctaggtatagtgttagttctacatagtaatagtgttagtgtaaaactagaactaacactatacctacaactagaatcattggggtttagccgtctttagagacgtgcggctaattctagttttaggtatagtggtagttctacatagtaacagtgctagtgtaaaactggaactaacactatacctagaattagaatcattcgggtttagccgtctttagagacgtgtggctaaacccaaatgattctagttctaggtatagtgttagttctacatagtaatagtgctagtgtaaaactagaactaacactatacctacaactagaatcattggggtttagccgtctttagagatgtgcggctaaacccaaatgattctagttttaggtacagtggtagttctacatagtaacagtgctagtgtaaaactggaactaacattatacctagaactagaatcattcgggtttagccgtctttagagacgtatggctaaaccccaatgattctagttctaggtatagtgttagttctacatagtaatagtgctagtgtaaaactagaactaacactatacctacaactagaatcattggggtttagccgtctttggagacgtgcggctaaacccgaacgtttctagttctaggtctagtgttagttctagcactaccactagaaataacacaagacctagaactagaatcattccggtttagccgtcttgagagacgtgcggctaaatccgaatgtttctagttcttggtctactGGTAGTTCTAGCACTACCACTAGaaataacacaagacctaaaactagaatcatttgggtttagccacacgtctctaaagacggctaaaccccaatgattttagttctaggtatagtgttagttctacatagtaatagt
This genomic stretch from Onthophagus taurus isolate NC chromosome 7, IU_Otau_3.0, whole genome shotgun sequence harbors:
- the LOC111423659 gene encoding cuticle protein 21-like; translation: MVFKFVAFTTLLAFANAGVPLGLHGYAAPVATYSAAPAVSHAYISTPAVAKVAAPVAYSAPAYSTYAAPIAKVAYSAPAYSTYAAPIAKVAYSAPTYSTYAAPSYSYAAPTIAKYAPAPVTYSAPVVAKYAAPVVAKTYVSEPEAPAAYDFAYAVNDPHTGDSKTQQESRQGDIVHGSYSLVEADGTKRIVEYTADAHNGFNAVVHKEGEPIVKAVAPVAKVVAPVAYGAPVAKVVSPYAYSAPIAKVAGYAAPAYYH
- the LOC111423660 gene encoding cuticle protein 21-like, whose translation is MFKFVAFATLLAFANAGVPLGLHGYAAPAVASYSAAPAVSHAYISTPAVAKVAAPVAYSAPAYSTYAAPVAKVAYSAPTYSTYAAPSYSYSAPTLAKYAPAPVTYSAPVVAKYASPVVAKTYVAEPVAPAAYDFAYAVNDPHTGDSKTQQESRQGDVVHGSYSLVEADGTKRIVEYTADAHNGFNAVVHKEGEPVVKAVAPVAYSAPVAKVVSPYAYSAPIAKVAAPVAYAAPAYYH